The following are from one region of the Aspergillus luchuensis IFO 4308 DNA, chromosome 4, nearly complete sequence genome:
- a CDS encoding retropepsin-like aspartic protease (COG:S;~EggNog:ENOG410PWPU;~InterPro:IPR018247,IPR013087), translating into MERGIKEAAQQCVDLFTQCLEDPPLMENEWAENRLADMNLWISGTGACARGRASLDSRLASRPEAHDVIVNILRLLSTMIDECLNRNKTPDFSHISHNEEDPTFSEHEGQGRSFSPWSDDSSSDGQSPDCHELQNPSGNLLYESMYDIESMMDQLSRVAVAIRRSGRRSRLQKADQLFNASEHQELEGHLVGMLLCQLNGRIQKRDSSQLNEVQLRLVHCNLKRRNRFLYSQRHAMGLDAGNVRRTPVPKPAGSAQKETPQEKPGWESLNNSPIHANNTVITGTSASRLSDGFQLPQPGHTLHQIDHAKSVTLSAVSNTALEVDYPRPPQLKDDARLFRCPCCCEALPAKMTDDIRWRKHIEDDLSPYTCVLASCDQPYVLFNTKDSWRQHMLKDHNSMTYWTCFACCDGKKFSRRKDFVQHTKFFHAATVPLAHIPVLDELSKKTIPSEIRHCPLCNWPEADEVGVEKEALFNHIAKEVHSFSLRALPWADDNGQESDNNIHNCSEKVYDWLIKNSIQAYPSIERPPREERLWYDGYFQKNAYFACSSESSSSFEFDFDRSRQMDLDELRKMNEIESPGQNSEVNANPALHSSTSKPQGYDGKRVEDLEIPMESRRIKLSEEHSDTKHTPLDASSDIFVQNEKDLPSAPAYFWGPSSDTRTAALIFLDTNASADIMSHKFAKELDVPLKPWPNVLVCTPSTGSAIKSEIEVYWRFTRYEGVYRTKFLVLDMDTDKYDAVLGRKSISRFRLFQSPPLNPVSDRPYLRRHITSKATKQRKQAN; encoded by the exons ATGGAGCGGGGCATAAAAGAAGCTGCACAGCAGTGCGTCGACCTTTTCACACAGTGCTTGGAAGATCCACCACTCATGGAAAACGAGTGGGCTGAGAATCGTCTTGCGGATATGAACTTATGGATATCAGGCACCGGAGCCTGCGCCAGAGGACGAGCTTCTTTGGACTCGAGACTAGCTTCGAGGCCCGAAGCTCACGATGTGATCGTCAATATATTGCGCCTGCTAAGTACTATGATTGACGAATGTCTAAATCGAAACAAAACACCAGATTTTTCGCATATTTCTCATAATGAGGAAGACCCTACCTTTTCTGAGCACGAAGGACAAGGGCGATCCTTTTCCCCATGGTCCGATGATTCCAGCTCTGATGGACAGTCGCCAGACTGTCATGAGTTGCAGAATCCGTCCGGGAACCTGTTGTATGAGTCAATGTATGACATTGAGTCGATGATGGATCAACTTTCCCGGGTCGCAGTTGCCATTCGTCGCTCCGGACGACGTTCACGGTTGCAAAAGGCGGACCAACTGTTTAACGCATCAGAGCACCAGGAACTAGAAGGCCACCTTGTCGGAATGTTACTATGTCAATTGAATGGTCGTATCCAAAAAAGAGACTCATCGCAGTTGAATGAAGTACAATTGCGATTGGTACACTGCAACCTAAAGCGTCGAAATCGCTTTTTGTACTCTCAGAGACACGCCATGGGTCTGGACGCTGGCAACGTACGTCGCACACCTGTACCGAAGCCAGCTGGATCAGCACAGAAGGAGACACCTCAAGAAAAACCAGGCTGGGAATCCTTAAATAATAGCCCAATACACGCCAACAACACCGTAATCACTGGGACCAGTGCCTCCAGATTGTCCGATGGCTTTCAGTTACCACAACCAGGCCACACACTACACCAAATAGACCACGCTAAATCCGTCACGCTTTCTGCAGTATCAAACACTGCACTCGAAGTAGATTACCCGCGCCCGCCTCAGCTCAAAGATGATGCGCGGCTCTTTCGGTGTCCCTGTTGCTGCGAAGCGCTTCCTGCAAAAATGACAGATGATATTAGGTGGAG GAAACATATCGAAGATGATTTGAGCCCCTACACCTGTGTTTTGGCTAGTTGCGATCAGCCTTATGTCCTCTTCAATACAAAGGATAGTTGGCGACAGCACATGCTGAAGGACCACAACAGCATGACATATTGGACATGCTTTGCATGTTGTGATGGAAAAAAATTttcgagaaggaaagactTTGTACAGCACACAAAGTTCTTTCATGCTGCGACCGTTCCATTAGCCCATATACCAGTCCTGGATGAGTTGTCCAAGAAGACAATACCATCAGAAATCCGACACTGTCCACTGTGCAATTGGCCAGAAGCCGACGAAGTCGGAGTGGAAAAAGAGGCACTGTTCAATCATATCGCTAAGGAGGTCCACTCTTTCTCGCTCCGGGCATTACCATGGGCCGATGATAACGGACAGGAGAgtgataataatatccaCAACTGCTCCGAAAAGGTCTACGACTGGCTGATCAAGAATAGTATTCAAGCATATCCCAGTATAGAGCGACCTCCCCGGGAGGAGAGGTTATGGTATGATGGCTATTTCCAGAAAAATGCTTATTTTGCTTGCAGCTCAGAATCATCGTCCTCATTTGAGTTTGATTTTGACAGATCGAGGCAAATGGATCTTGACGAACTAAGAAAGATGAATGAAATCGAGTCTCCAGGACAGAATAGTGAAGTAAATGCAAATCCAGCACTTCATTCCTCGACGTCTAAACCACAAGGATATGATGGAAAGCGGGTCGAGGATCTCGAGATACCCATGGAATCTCGCAGGATAAAGCTCAGTGAAGAGCATTCTGACACTAAGCATACACCTTTAGATGCTTCGAGCGACATCTTCGTGCAGAACGAGAAAGACCTTCCCTCAGCACCCGCCTATTTCTGGGGCCCTTCCTCGGATACGAGGACAGCGGCGCTTATTTTCCTTGACACAAACGCTTCTGCTGATATTATGTCTCACAAATTTGCGAAGGAATTAGACGTCCCATTGAAACCTTGGCCAAATGTCTTGGTCTGCACCCCCAGTACGGGGTCCGCGATAAAATCTGAAATTGAGGTGTACTGGAGGTTTACACGATATGAAGGCGTTTATCGCACCAAATTCCTGGTCCTGGACATGGACACGGACAAGTACGATGCAGTTCTCGGGAGGAAGTCTATTTCTAGATTCAGGTTGTTTCAGTCTCCACCTCTAAATCCAGTCTCGGATAGGCCTTATTTGAGGCGCCATATTACTAGCAAAGCAACGAAACAACGGAAGCAAGCAAATTAA
- a CDS encoding uncharacterized protein (COG:S;~EggNog:ENOG410PSCX): protein MAQQPTYILSPNFHFKPGTGPIGLGNIISHPLRPHRALTTVDATTLEKVYPRIERFTDCERSIERGDSRDVSMSLWAEFLQTVSGKLSGGRGSDVRSNYTMDQLETEYFVTDPPLEEIQARLKAPRVQAVTKAGRAPGFRNPVYMVTGLMIAKGFTATMENNKRHNGDIGVGGNIPSPGIQVGAGANLAKSTSTEESDTWRAGEDIVFAYQLLKIEVKGWKGDRVKYDELRHKAAYLSKDDEDETDEDEDAVEEIIICSADPGTLSSDHDQGSMTVTEIGEGGSRVSCISSIVGSNP from the coding sequence ATGGCACAGCAACCCACATATATTCTCTCTCCCAATTTCCATTTCAAGCCAGGAACGGGCCCTATCGGATTAGGGAACATAATATCACACCCCCTGCGACCGCACCGAGCCCTAACAACTGTCGATGCGACGACGCTAGAGAAAGTTTACCCGCGGATAGAAAGATTTACGGACTGCGAGCGAAGTATTGAACGAGGCGACAGCCGCGATGTCTCGATGAGCTTGTGGGCAGAGTTCCTGCAGACGGTATCCGGAAAGTTGTCGGGCGGACGGGGTAGCGATGTGCGATCAAACTATACGATGGACCAACTGGAGACAGAATACTTTGTCACCGACCCTCCGCTTGAAGAGATCCAAGCACGTCTAAAAGCCCCTCGTGTTCAGGCTGTCACCAAGGCAGGCAGGGCTCCTGGGTTCAGGAACCCTGTTTACATGGTTACGGGTCTCATGATAGCGAAAGGGTTTACCGCCACTATGGAGAACAACAAACGCCACAATGGGGATATTGGGGTTGGCGGCAATATTCCATCGCCGGGGATTCAAGTTGGCGCTGGAGCTAATCTTGCCAAATCGACCAGCACAGAAGAATCAGATACTTGGCGGGCGGGCGAGGACATAGTGTTTGCATATCAGCTTCTCAAGATAGAGGTCAAGGGTTGGAAAGGCGATAGAGTTAAATACGATGAGCTGAGGCACAAGGCCGCCTATTTGAgcaaagatgatgaagatgagacagatgaggacgaagatgccgTGGAAGAGATCATCATATGTTCAGCTGATCCGGGCACTTTATCCAGTGATCATGATCAAGGGAGTATGACTGTGACAGAAATTGGAGAGGGGGGTAGTCGAGTCAGCTGTATTTCTTCGATAGTTGGGAGTAATCCCTGA
- a CDS encoding S8/S53 family peptidase (COG:O;~EggNog:ENOG410PNYX;~InterPro:IPR036852,IPR000209,IPR015500;~MEROPS:MER0000333;~PFAM:PF00082;~go_function: GO:0004252 - serine-type endopeptidase activity [Evidence IEA];~go_function: GO:0008236 - serine-type peptidase activity [Evidence IEA];~go_process: GO:0006508 - proteolysis [Evidence IEA]) yields MASEDPIDFAHTAIAQVANIASLLGVESKRPLCGRLGAELFLVANYIDTAGLDQERQLRLRISKLLRDVEAMCNWPKNIPTNDYPLLEAIAKPFPDGASYEKAQKKIRRGLDQLTACPRDAEVAISHIQKFIERNRKSSRRDESGDINSRKRAARPERSDLANAIAHRVLREQMCCTCQGNGVRRQMERGHLVCLLLQPPSQSVASNSLVQFDMLFSSKPFWDQSQLTHWQDIELLVPNGHTHGKKCVQFLGGDDGYRDEQADNLSAKMRQRTEKGQFCRLLDLAKGWRLCLSIEDQELYHFFEPHKQKVDHIPGICLAKILSTYHLTARMRLVLAYIIAYSVWQYYDTDWMRTKWTSETIQFMRESDTSGGRGQGKLFTWKPYVSVHFNDEDPLCYEQYKVPGMVHVYPRIRALGIMLVEIGLGFPLPKREKQGQPLAAEVNAELLTAINYAKDEECWKNFDYPDYMNSICHCLEPGTFDQAACMEGLSASEQRQNLKQRRNMLYEEVVFPLENLLQGTKWIDNYEKIAPLNVLSQDAKIKEATVPENLDKGKAPERRRKRTESEKNASNWLLDLKEFNRELAQVAPAAGLRGVSRRVRIAILDTGYDDNAPFFFSPDVMERLKGWKDWADGSSQPEDCHGHGTHLVSLVLRCAPDADIYVARIAKSPHQLLNSSDQVAEAISWASGEWEADIISMSFGFADEQPCISDAIREALYKRKDSILFFAAASNYGANDREMFPARHESVISIRGTNSNGLFADFNPPKHEDEPVDFGTLGIDVPSAWPNSDGEEYRSGTSVATAIAAGIAGSLLGYISSRPPEKPFYNAKNRAWTRRGMNAIFRAISSNTLQSGYLYLTVRGLIGIPEDARWAKIGGKLSGL; encoded by the exons ATGGCGAGTGAGGATCCAATAGACTTTGCACATACTGCCATTGCCCAAGTCGCTAACATCGCGTCTTTACTGGGCGTTGAGTCCAAGCGACCATTATGTGGGCGTCTCGGGGCtgagctcttcctcgtcgccaaCTATATCGACACGGCTGGCTTAGATCAGGAGAGGCAACTGCGACTGCGAATATCCAAGCTACTGCGAGATGTGGAGGCTATGTGCAAT TGGCCGAAGAATATCCCAACAAATGACTATCCTCTCCTTGAAGCGATAGCAAAGCCGTTCCCTGACGGGGCATCTTATGAAAAGGCCCAGAAAAAGATTCGACGAGGACTTGATCAGCTTACCGCGTGTCCTCGCGATGCCGAGGTGGCCATTTCTCATATCCAAAAATTCATTGAGCGCAATCGCAAGTCATCTAGGCGCGATGAAAGTGGAGATATCAATTCTAGAAAGAGAGCCGCTCGCCCAGAGCGCTCAGATCTTGCTAACGCAATTGCTCATCGTGTTCTACGAGAGCAAATGTGCTGTACTTGCCAGGGCAATGGAGTGCGTAGGCAAATGGAGAGAGGACACCTAGTGTGTCTCCTGCTACAGCCACCTTCCCAGTCAGTGGCCAGTAACAGTCTGGTGCAATTCGATATGCTGTTCTCATCAAAGCCCTTTTGGGACCAGTCACAGCTCACTCACTGGCAAGATATTGAGCTGCTTGTGCCAAACGGCCATACACACGGCAAAAAGTGCGTCCAATTTCTtgggggagatgatggatatAGAGATGAGCAGGCCGACAATCTGTCTGCAAAAATGAGGCAACGAACAGAGAAAGGCCAATTCTGCCGTTTACTCGATCTAGCCAAAGGCTGGCGCCTTTGCCTATCTATTGAAGACCAGGAACTCTATCATTTTTTTGAGCCCCACAAGCAGAAAGTCGACCATATTCCAGGGATATGTTTGGCGAAAATCCTCAGCACCTACCATCTAACGGCACGAATGAGGCTTGTACTAGCTTACATAATAGCATACTCTGTCTGGCAGTACTACGATACAGATTGGATGCGAACAAAATGGACAAGCGAGACTATTCAATTTATGAGGGAAAGTGATACATCTGGGGGTAGGGGCCAGGGTAAGCTTTTTACCTGGAAACCATATGTATCAGTACATTTCAACGATGAAGATCCGTTGTGCTACGAACAATATAAGGTTCCTGGGATGGTGCATGTCTATCCAAGGATCAGAGCGCTTGGTATTATGCTGGTTGAGATAGGTCTTGGGTTTCCGCTTCCCAAGCGTGAGAAACAGGGGCAGCCCTTGGCTGCCGAAGTCAATGCTGAATTGCTCACAGCCATCAACTATGCAAAGGATGAAGAGTGCTGGAAGAATTTCGACTACCCCGACTATATGAATTCAATATGCCACTGTTTGGAGCCCGGTACATTCGACCAGGCGGCTTGCATGGAAGGTTTATCTGCCTCTGAACAGAGACAAAACCTCAAGCAACGGAGGAACATGTTATACGAGGAAGTTGTGTTTCCGCTTGAGAACCTCCTACAGGGCACGAAATGGATCGACAATTATGAGAAGATCGCCCCGCTTAATGTACTTTCCCAGGATGCGAAAATCAAAGAAGCCACTGTACCGGAAAATCTTGACAAGGGCAAAGCGCCAGAGCGCAGGAGGAAGCGCACTGAAAGTGAGAAAAACGCTAGCAACTGGCTATTAGACTTGAAAGAGTTTAATAGGGAGCTAGCTCAAGTTGCACCAGCAGCGGGATTACGCGGGGTATCCCGGCGCGTACGGATAGCGATTTTGGACACTGGTTACGACGATAATGCcccgtttttcttttcacctGATGTTATGGAACGTCTTAAAGGCTGGAAAGACTGGGCTGATGGTTCGAGCCAGCCCGAAGATTGTCATGGACATGGCACTCATTTGGTGTCTCTCGTGCTAAGATGCGCTCCCGATGCTGATATCTATGTAGCACGCATTGCGAAAAGCCCCCATCAACTCTTGAATTCCAGCGACCAAGTTGCAGAA GCGATTTCTTGGGCAAGTGGAGAATGGGAAGccgacatcatctccatgTCGTTCGGCTTTGCAGACGAACAGCCGTGTATCAGTGACGCAATTCGCGAAGCGCTATACAAACGCAAAGattccattcttttctttgcagCTGCGTCAAATTACGGGGCCAATGATCGAGAAATGTTTCCTGCCAGACACGAGTCTGTCATCTCTATTCGAGGGACGAATTCAAACGGCCTATTTGCAGACTTTAACCCCCCTAAGCATGAAGATGAACCGGTGGATTTCGGGACTCTTGGCATAGACGTTCCTTCTGCGTGGCCCAACTCTGATGGCGAAGAGTATAGGTCTGGAACATCAGTTGCTACGGCTATAGCGGCCGGAATAGCAGGATCTCTTCTGGGATATATTAGTTCTCGCCCTCCCGAGAAGCCATTCTACAATGCCAAAAACCGAGCCTGGACACGTCGGGGAATGAATGCAATCTTCAGGGCCATATCCTCTAACACGCTCCAGTCAGGTTATTTATATCTGACGGTACGGGGCTTGATAGGTATTCCGGAGGATGCCCGGTGGGCAAAAATTGGCGGCAAGTTATCTGGGCTCTGA
- a CDS encoding uncharacterized protein (COG:G;~EggNog:ENOG410PJKR;~InterPro:IPR011701,IPR036259;~TransMembrane:12 (i70-93o113-131i138-158o164-186i198-219o231-251i272-293o313-332i339-358o364-388i400-423o429-450i);~go_function: GO:0022857 - transmembrane transporter activity [Evidence IEA];~go_process: GO:0055085 - transmembrane transport [Evidence IEA]) translates to MASTIKSTEKQEKSTLQIIREKFKMNPSTEHLHVRDDFELQPPDQVDINQSPENATNISTLEDIPPNGGYGWVCTFCVFMINVHTWGINSAWGVILDYYLSNSTFPGASHLDYAIIGGIQVSLSLLIGPIVTKSNEILGTTITLLTGTALIFTGLFAASYSTQVWHLVLTQGIAFGFGMGFLYLTATSILPKWFSTKRSFSSGIAASGAGLGGLAYNLAAGRAIQSVGVQSTYRILAFCALGSHLVSSLLLKDRPRSRAQPRQRTFNHRDLGHLEVLLIIVWGISTDLGYITLLYSLPNYASSIGLSPQQGSVAGAILNLGLVLGRPVVGYISDAYGRITISMAMTASCAFLCLAIWIPAHSYALLLLFAVLCGMVCGTFWGTIAPVLTDVVGLNRLPSTFGMVCLMLVAPNLVAEAIALSMAGSGAGYLSAQVYVACMFVLGAVCLWILRSWKFYELEVKGVSEDGEARNGSGMVGVHGFLRWMRPEKLFLRGRV, encoded by the coding sequence atggcttCTACAATCAAATCAACCGAAAAGCAAGAGAAAAGCACCCTTCAAATCATCAGAGAAAAGTTCAAAATGAACCCCAGCACTGAGCACCTCCACGTAAGGGACGATTTCGAACTACAGCCGCCCGACCAAGTTGATATCAACCAAAGCCCCGAGAATGCCACCAACATCAGTACACTGGAAGACATCCCACCCAACGGCGGATACGGCTGGGTGTGCACATTCTGCGTTTTCATGATTAACGTGCACACATGGGGCATCAACAGCGCCTGGGGTGTAATTCTGGACTACTACCTCTCCAACTCGACCTTCCCCGGCGCCAGCCACCTCGACTATGCCATCATCGGCGGGATCCAGGTCTCCCTATCCCTTTTGATCGGACCCATCGTCACCAAATCCAATGAAATACTAGGCACAACCATCACTCTTCTCACCGGCACAgccctcatcttcaccgGTCTCTTCGCCGCCTCCTACTCCACCCAAGTCTGGCACCTCGTACTCACCCAAGGCATCGCCTTCGGCTTCGGCATGGGCTTCCTCTACCTAACCGCCACTTCCATTCTCCCCAAATGGTTCTCCACCAaacgcagcttctccagcgGTATTGCCGCCTCCGGGGCCGGCCTCGGCGGCCTCGCATACAACCTCGCCGCCGGCCGTGCCATCCAATCCGTGGGCGTGCAATCCACCTATCGcatcctcgccttctgcGCCCTAGGTTCCCACCTCgtctcttccctcctcctcaaagaCCGGCCTCGCTCACGCGCCCAACCCCGCCAACGAACCTTCAACCACCGCGACCTCGGCCACCTCGaagtcctcctcatcatcgtctgggGCATCTCCACTGACCTCGGCTACATCACTCTCCTCtactccctccccaactaCGCCTCTTCCATCGGCCTCTCCCCACAGCAAGGGTCCGTCGCCGGCGCTATCCTCAACCtcggccttgtccttggccgTCCGGTCGTTGGCTACATCAGTGATGCCTACGGCCGCATCACCATCTCCATGGCTATGACGGCGTCGTGCGCGTTTTTGTGTCTCGCTATCTGGATCCCTGCCCATTCATATGcactcctgctcctcttcgCGGTGCTGTGCGGTATGGTCTGCGGGACCTTCTGGGGTACTATAGCCCCTGTGCTTACTGATGTGGTCGGGTTGAACCGTCTCCCGTCGACGTTTGGTATGGTGTGTTTGATGTTGGTGGCGCCGAATTTGGTCGCTGAGGCCATTGCGTTGAGTATGGCGGGGAGCGGGGCTGGGTATTTGAGTGCCCAGGTGTATGTTGCTTGTATGTTTGTGCTGGGTGCGGTGTGTTTGTGGATTCTGAGGTCGTGGAAGTTTTATGAGTTGGAGGTGAAGGGGGTgagtgaggatggggaggcgaGGAATGGGAGTGGGATGGTTGGGGTGCACGGGTTTTtgaggtggatgaggccgGAGAAGTTGTTTTTGAGAGGGAGGGTGTag
- a CDS encoding putative acid phosphatase (COG:S;~EggNog:ENOG410PH8E;~InterPro:IPR007312;~PFAM:PF04185;~SECRETED:SignalP(1-19);~go_function: GO:0016788 - hydrolase activity, acting on ester bonds [Evidence IEA]), with protein MFTKQSLVTLLGGLSLAVAQTTTEEYPSLAEIRAAQATVQPYSPVSNVKGLAFNRFVNIWLENTDFDAAAATEHLPVLAKKGLLLNNFWAITHPSEPNYCASAAGDTFGMDNDDFHQIPSNVSTIADLFDTKNIAWGEYQEGLPYPGYQGYRYPESGANDYVRKHNPLILFDSVTEDALRLRQIKNFSSFYDDLENHRLPQYMFITPNMTNDGHDTNITFSGDWTWNFLSELLENDYFTKDTLIMLTFDETGTYEIGNNIYTFLLGGAVPDDLLGTKDDTFYTHYSVIASLSANWGLPSLGRWDCGANLFSWLAKKTGYVNYEVDTSNLYMNETHWGPLSDDDYSEYYAGWPVPTTDASCSAGNGILSTVKKTYEGLTATFNYTTPFPYDSRSGNNVGVKYSRTLKNGKVESGTSE; from the exons ATGTTCACCAAGCAGTCCCTCGTGACCCTCCTCGGAGGTCTTTCTCTGGCTGTGGCCCAGACCACCACGGAGGAATACCCCTCCTTGGCTGAGATTCGTGCCGCACAGGCTACCGTGCAGCCTTACTCTCCCGTTTCGAATGTCAAGGGACTGGCGTTCAACCGCTTTGTGAACATCTGGTTGGAGAACACC GAttttgatgctgctgctgccaccgaGCATCTGCCGGTGCTGGCCAAGAAGGGTCTCCTTTTGAACAACTTCTGGGCTATCACTCACCCTTCGGAGCCGAACTACTGCgcatctgctgctggtgacACTTTCGGCATGGACAATGATGACTTCCATCAGATTCCTTCCAACGTTTCTACCATAGCCGATTTGTTCGATACCAAGAACATTGCCTGGGGTGAATACCAGGAAGGCCTCCCCTACCCTGGGTACCAGGGTTACCGCTACCCCGAGAGCGGTGCCAACGACTATGTTCGCAAGCACAATCCTCTGATCCTGTTTGACTCGGTCACCGAAGATGCTCTCCGTCTGCGCCAAATCAAGAACTTCAGTAGCTTCTacgatgatctggagaaCCACCGTCTTCCGCAGTACATGTTCATCACTCCCAACATGACCAACGATGGCCACGACACCAACATCACCTTTTCCGGTGACTGGACTTGGAACTTCCTATCTGAGCTTCTGGAGAACGATTACTTCACCAAGGACACCCTTATTATGCTCACCTTTGATGAGACCGGCACCTATGAAATTGGCAACAACATCTacaccttccttctcggCGGTGCCGTCCCGGATGATCTTCTAGGTACCAAGGATGACACCTTCTACACCCACTATTCCGTCATCGCTTCCCTGTCTGCCAATTGGGGCCTCCCCTCTCTGGGTCGCTGGGACTGCGGTGCGAACCTGTTCAGCTGGCTGGCCAAGAAGACCGGCTATGTTAACTATGAGGTTGATACGAGCAACCTGTATATGAACGAGACTCACTGGGGTCCTCTGTCCGATGATGACTACAGCGAGTACTACGCTGGCTGGCCTGTTCCCACAACTGATGCCAGCTGCTCTGCTGGCAATGGAATTCTTTCTACAGTCAAGAAGACCTATGAGGGTTTGACTGCTACCTTCAACTACACTACCCCCTTCCCCTACGACTCTCGCAGCGGAAACAATGTCGGTGTGAAATACAGCCGTACCCTG AAGAATGGCAAGGTCGAGTCCGGTACTTCCGAGTAA